From one Paractinoplanes brasiliensis genomic stretch:
- a CDS encoding galactose oxidase early set domain-containing protein, giving the protein MKPRPRPTLARRLGSGLVALAVLSVVVVVNRPMVAFGADALHTYSINRQSYKERHGHWSRLPVPAGFEVNAIHAALLNTGKVLIIAGSGNNRENFEAGTFRTILYDPRGDDFTEVPTPTDVFCAGHTFLPNGNLLIAGGTKSYEVLEGDITNAAGVMKIKNESATAGPRTFPKGTRLESSTGFVYETREDVTVPAAVQMVHAGVPMQHAGEAEVWVDAMLPGNAAVVDKPAQYAIQGLTGVDKNNLYGVSDKITREKQEYGGDNTSYEFDPVAEKYIRTGDMVKSRWYPTLAELPDGDVLAVSGLDEFGRILPGDNEKYLRAQQKWVAAPELKRYFPTYPALHLMADDRLFFSGSNSGYGSDTEGRTPGLWNLEDNTFEVVPGLEQPRLTETSSSVLLAPAQEQKVMLFGGGEVGESPISTTRTAIADLDASIPIYEPGPDLPQPARYLSTVLLPDDTVFTTGGSSGYRGGPYGGKPRSDLFNSQIYQPSSNAFATAAESSVGRNYHSEAILLPDGRVITLGSDPLYDETGKNPGSFEKRIEVYSPPYLFQGERPVITGGPTTVQRGTTVTFTTGSTNVQRARLMRPSAVTHVVDVDQRSVAVDIKPTEDGLAITIPQQKGLVPSGWYMLFLVDDKGVPSVARWVRVA; this is encoded by the coding sequence ATGAAGCCCCGCCCCCGCCCGACGCTCGCTCGACGACTGGGCAGCGGCCTGGTCGCCCTCGCCGTCCTGTCGGTGGTCGTGGTGGTCAACCGGCCCATGGTCGCGTTCGGCGCCGACGCCCTGCACACGTATTCGATCAACCGGCAGTCCTACAAGGAGCGGCACGGCCACTGGTCGCGCCTGCCCGTGCCGGCCGGTTTCGAGGTCAACGCCATCCACGCCGCGCTGCTCAACACCGGAAAGGTGCTGATCATCGCGGGCAGCGGCAACAACCGGGAGAACTTCGAGGCGGGCACGTTCCGCACGATTCTGTACGACCCCCGCGGCGACGACTTCACCGAGGTGCCCACGCCCACCGACGTCTTCTGCGCCGGGCACACCTTCCTGCCCAACGGCAACCTGCTCATCGCCGGCGGCACCAAGAGCTACGAGGTGCTCGAGGGCGACATCACCAACGCGGCCGGCGTCATGAAGATCAAGAACGAGTCGGCAACGGCAGGACCCCGTACGTTCCCCAAGGGCACCCGCCTCGAGTCGTCGACCGGTTTCGTCTACGAGACCCGCGAGGACGTCACCGTGCCCGCCGCGGTGCAGATGGTCCACGCCGGCGTCCCGATGCAGCACGCCGGCGAGGCCGAGGTGTGGGTCGACGCGATGCTGCCCGGCAACGCCGCCGTCGTCGACAAGCCCGCCCAGTACGCCATCCAGGGCCTGACCGGCGTGGACAAGAACAACCTGTACGGCGTCTCCGACAAGATCACGCGGGAGAAGCAGGAGTACGGCGGGGACAACACCTCGTACGAGTTCGACCCGGTCGCCGAGAAGTACATCCGCACCGGCGACATGGTCAAGAGCCGCTGGTACCCGACCCTGGCCGAGTTGCCCGACGGCGACGTCCTCGCCGTGTCCGGGCTCGACGAGTTCGGCCGCATCCTGCCCGGCGACAACGAGAAGTACCTGCGCGCCCAGCAGAAATGGGTGGCCGCGCCCGAGCTCAAGCGCTACTTCCCGACCTATCCGGCGCTGCACCTGATGGCCGACGACCGCCTGTTCTTCTCCGGCTCCAACTCGGGCTACGGCAGCGACACCGAGGGACGTACCCCCGGGCTCTGGAACCTCGAGGACAACACCTTCGAGGTGGTGCCCGGCCTCGAACAACCGAGGCTGACCGAGACGAGCTCGTCGGTGCTGCTCGCCCCGGCCCAGGAGCAGAAGGTCATGCTCTTCGGCGGCGGCGAGGTGGGCGAATCGCCGATCTCCACCACCCGTACGGCGATCGCCGACCTCGACGCGTCGATCCCGATCTACGAGCCCGGACCCGACCTGCCCCAGCCGGCCCGGTATCTGAGCACCGTGCTGCTGCCCGACGACACGGTCTTCACCACCGGCGGCTCCTCCGGTTACCGCGGGGGCCCGTACGGGGGGAAGCCGCGCAGCGATCTCTTCAACTCGCAGATCTATCAGCCGTCGTCGAACGCGTTCGCGACAGCGGCCGAGTCGAGCGTGGGCCGCAACTACCACTCCGAGGCGATCCTGCTGCCCGACGGCCGGGTCATCACCCTCGGCAGCGACCCGCTCTACGACGAGACCGGCAAGAACCCGGGCAGCTTCGAGAAGCGGATCGAGGTCTACAGCCCGCCGTACCTCTTCCAGGGCGAGCGGCCGGTCATCACCGGTGGGCCTACCACGGTTCAGCGGGGCACGACGGTAACGTTCACCACCGGCAGCACGAACGTGCAGCGGGCCCGTCTGATGCGGCCCAGCGCCGTGACCCACGTGGTCGACGTCGACCAGCGTTCGGTCGCCGTCGACATCAAGCCGACGGAGGACGGATTGGCCATCACCATCCCGCAGCAGAAGGGACTCGTGCCGTCCGGCTGGTACATGCTGTTCCTCGTCGACGACAAGGGCGTGCCCTCGGTCGCCCGGTGGGTGCGGGTCGCGTAG
- a CDS encoding glycosyltransferase family 2 protein gives MIPAPPYDYDAYSGLAGPAVPPPDEPGPTAMRRLRGRRPVGNVAITVFAFAFEATFVAWLLSSVAVPDRALHPALHAATWFMIVATLLIEVFRLVNVVTLCLATIWARDPQPLTPDPELRVAFLTTIVPGKEPIAMVERTLAAATKVRHPGPYDVWLLDEGDDDEVKAMCERLEVRHFTRKGRAEFNTGSGAFKARTKHGNYNSWVEVHGDDYDVFVSVDPDHVPLPNFCERLLGYFHDPKVAFVVGPQIYGNYDNVVTRWAESQQYLFHSLLQRAGNRFGAAMLVGTNNAVRIQALREIGGIQDSITEDMATSLALHSAGWRSVYTPDVLAVGEGPSSWTDYFSQQYRWSRGTDEVAVTKFWPTARRLGARRTLFYGLLMSYYPLTALAWLLGAINATCYLLLGAKGVQVPQQVWLMLYVDAALFQFLLYLWNRRHNVSPHEEAGSSGLAGMLVSTLSTPVYVSAFVSAVLRRPARFVVTPKGESASPDRVTTFKHGLRWAAFYAVLLIAAPFAGHVDGFMWLWPALNVVICLTPPVLRLAARRRPVPVTPLAKIEEPVETYA, from the coding sequence GTGATCCCCGCGCCCCCGTACGACTACGACGCCTACAGCGGCCTCGCCGGGCCGGCTGTGCCCCCGCCCGACGAGCCCGGGCCGACCGCCATGCGGCGCCTGCGGGGCCGCCGGCCGGTCGGCAACGTGGCGATCACCGTGTTCGCGTTCGCGTTCGAGGCCACCTTCGTCGCCTGGCTGCTCAGCTCGGTCGCGGTGCCCGACCGCGCGCTGCACCCGGCCCTGCACGCCGCGACCTGGTTCATGATCGTCGCGACCCTGCTGATCGAGGTGTTCCGCCTGGTCAACGTGGTCACGCTGTGCCTGGCCACGATCTGGGCCCGCGACCCCCAGCCGCTCACGCCCGACCCTGAGCTGCGCGTCGCGTTCCTGACCACGATCGTGCCCGGCAAGGAGCCGATCGCCATGGTCGAGCGCACCCTGGCCGCCGCCACGAAGGTGCGCCACCCGGGCCCGTACGACGTCTGGCTGCTCGACGAGGGCGACGACGACGAGGTCAAGGCCATGTGCGAGCGCCTCGAGGTGCGGCACTTCACCCGCAAGGGGCGGGCCGAGTTCAACACCGGATCGGGCGCGTTCAAGGCCAGGACCAAGCACGGCAACTACAACTCGTGGGTCGAGGTCCACGGCGACGACTACGACGTGTTCGTCTCGGTCGACCCCGACCACGTGCCGCTGCCCAACTTCTGCGAGCGGCTGCTGGGCTACTTCCACGACCCGAAGGTGGCGTTCGTCGTCGGGCCGCAGATCTACGGCAACTACGACAACGTGGTGACCCGCTGGGCCGAGTCGCAGCAGTACCTGTTCCACTCGCTGCTGCAGCGGGCCGGCAACCGGTTCGGCGCGGCCATGCTGGTGGGCACCAACAACGCCGTACGGATTCAGGCCCTGCGCGAGATCGGCGGCATCCAGGACTCGATCACCGAGGACATGGCGACCAGCCTCGCCCTGCACTCCGCCGGCTGGCGTTCCGTCTACACCCCGGACGTGCTGGCCGTGGGCGAGGGCCCGTCGTCGTGGACCGACTACTTCAGCCAGCAGTACCGGTGGTCACGCGGCACCGACGAGGTGGCCGTGACCAAGTTCTGGCCGACCGCCCGGCGGCTCGGCGCCCGCCGCACGCTCTTCTACGGGCTGCTCATGTCGTACTACCCGCTGACCGCGCTGGCCTGGCTGCTGGGCGCGATCAACGCCACCTGCTATCTGCTGCTCGGCGCCAAGGGCGTGCAGGTGCCGCAGCAGGTCTGGCTGATGCTGTACGTCGACGCCGCGCTCTTCCAGTTCCTGCTCTACCTGTGGAACCGCCGGCACAACGTCAGCCCGCACGAGGAGGCGGGCTCGTCGGGCCTGGCCGGAATGCTCGTCTCGACGCTGTCGACGCCGGTCTACGTGTCCGCGTTCGTGTCGGCGGTGCTGCGCCGGCCCGCCCGCTTCGTGGTCACCCCCAAGGGCGAGTCGGCCAGCCCGGACCGGGTCACGACGTTCAAGCACGGGTTGCGCTGGGCCGCGTTCTACGCCGTCCTGCTGATCGCCGCGCCGTTCGCCGGGCACGTCGACGGGTTCATGTGGCTGTGGCCCGCCCTCAACGTCGTCATCTGCCTCACGCCGCCCGTCCTCCGGCTCGCCGCGAGACGCCGGCCGGTCCCCGTCACCCCCCTTGCGAAAATCGAAGAACCCGTGGAGACGTACGCATGA
- a CDS encoding PQQ-dependent sugar dehydrogenase has protein sequence MRTIVRVAVAAGLLAGVTACSADEPVPAPKQTVPASAAATVPALVETRVRGGGNDPVQAPPGWTVSVWARVPGARLLAWTPDKRLLVSRPESGDVLVLDAQGRSRPLVEGLNQPHGLAFEGDTLYVAESNQVVAYAYAAGEAGGKRVVIGDLPDDKSPELGGKYAHALKSVAVGKDGSVYVSIGSTGNISAEDRDARPERASILRAEKGKPAETFARGVRNGTGLAIDPDGGVWTAVNHRDNIANPENGEVETAYVNDHPLEPLALLTPGRDLGWPYCNPDPDLGNGEISYTGRPFVRDVQTNPDGDKLDCSRLKPSEQGMGAHSAPLGLSFAADLPGGYGDGALAGIHGSWNRRPPRPPEVSFFAWRDGTLGPQQTLLTGFQRTDGSRWGRPVMAVRGPDGGIYVSDDLAGVIYRVTSS, from the coding sequence ATGAGAACGATCGTGCGAGTGGCGGTGGCCGCGGGGCTGCTGGCCGGCGTGACCGCCTGCTCGGCCGACGAGCCGGTCCCGGCGCCGAAGCAGACGGTGCCGGCGTCGGCCGCCGCGACGGTGCCGGCCCTGGTCGAGACGCGGGTACGCGGTGGCGGCAACGATCCCGTGCAGGCGCCGCCGGGCTGGACGGTCAGCGTGTGGGCGCGGGTGCCGGGGGCGCGGCTGCTGGCCTGGACGCCGGACAAGCGTCTGCTGGTGTCCCGCCCCGAGTCGGGCGACGTGCTCGTTCTCGATGCCCAGGGGCGGTCGCGGCCACTGGTCGAGGGGTTGAACCAGCCGCACGGGCTGGCCTTCGAGGGCGACACCCTCTACGTGGCCGAGAGCAATCAGGTCGTTGCTTACGCGTACGCGGCGGGCGAGGCCGGCGGCAAGCGGGTCGTGATCGGCGACCTGCCCGACGACAAGAGCCCCGAGCTGGGCGGCAAGTACGCGCACGCGCTCAAGAGCGTGGCCGTGGGCAAGGACGGTTCGGTCTACGTCTCGATCGGCTCGACCGGCAACATCTCGGCCGAGGACCGTGACGCCCGGCCCGAACGGGCGTCGATCCTGCGTGCCGAGAAGGGCAAACCGGCCGAGACGTTCGCGCGTGGCGTCCGCAACGGCACCGGGCTCGCGATCGACCCCGACGGCGGTGTGTGGACGGCCGTCAATCACCGGGACAACATCGCGAACCCGGAGAACGGCGAGGTCGAGACGGCGTACGTCAACGACCACCCGCTCGAACCGCTGGCATTGCTCACCCCGGGCCGCGATCTGGGCTGGCCGTACTGCAACCCCGACCCCGACCTGGGCAACGGCGAGATCAGCTACACCGGCCGCCCGTTCGTCCGGGACGTGCAGACCAACCCGGACGGCGACAAGCTCGACTGCTCCCGGCTCAAGCCGTCCGAGCAGGGCATGGGCGCGCACTCGGCGCCGCTGGGCCTGTCCTTCGCCGCGGACCTTCCGGGCGGGTACGGCGACGGCGCGCTGGCCGGCATCCATGGCTCCTGGAACCGCCGGCCGCCCCGGCCGCCCGAGGTCTCGTTCTTCGCGTGGCGCGACGGCACGCTGGGCCCGCAGCAGACGTTGCTCACCGGGTTCCAGCGCACGGACGGATCGCGGTGGGGCCGGCCGGTGATGGCGGTGCGGGGTCCGGATGGCGGCATTTACGTCAGTGACGACCTGGCCGGGGTGATTTATCGCGTCACCTCGTCCTGA
- a CDS encoding Lrp/AsnC family transcriptional regulator, with protein sequence MAGALDDIDRQILAELTRDGRLSMRTLAERLHISRANAYARVERLRTAKVIRGFRADVDPVAAGLQTTAYVTVNLNQAEWRDVAERLRALPGVVHIALVGGEFDVIMLVRAEDNAALGRLVLDEIQGMPGVVNTRTLLVFEEAEPG encoded by the coding sequence GTGGCCGGTGCTCTGGACGACATCGACCGGCAGATCCTGGCCGAGCTCACCCGCGACGGCCGGCTCTCGATGCGCACGCTGGCCGAGCGGCTGCACATCTCGCGCGCCAACGCGTACGCCCGGGTCGAACGGCTCCGGACGGCGAAAGTGATCCGCGGCTTCCGCGCGGACGTAGACCCGGTTGCGGCGGGTCTGCAGACCACGGCGTACGTGACGGTGAACCTGAACCAGGCCGAGTGGCGCGACGTGGCCGAGCGGCTGCGCGCGCTGCCCGGCGTCGTGCACATCGCGCTGGTCGGCGGCGAGTTCGACGTGATCATGCTGGTCCGCGCCGAGGACAACGCGGCGCTGGGCCGGCTGGTGCTCGACGAGATCCAGGGGATGCCGGGCGTCGTCAACACGCGGACACTGCTCGTCTTCGAAGAGGCGGAACCGGGGTAA
- a CDS encoding thiamine pyrophosphate-dependent enzyme — MTGDAHHLLPTGNPVTLIGADGHPVADSGRVFPSDAELRQALAALIVARRLNDQAYALVRQGRLAVYPSSHGQEACQVAAAQVLDDGDWLFPTYRDTVAVVGRGVDPVEALTLLKGDWHCGWDPYEHRVAPHATPLATQLPHAVGVAHAARLRGEPTVVMALCGDGGTSEGDFHEALNFAAVLKAPVVFLIQNNEYAISVPLARQTAAPSLAYKGIGYGVPGERVDGNDVAALLTVLGEAVARARGGEGPQLVEAHTYRMHAHTNADDATRYRTDAEVAAWVERDPVTRLEKHLALPDTEMSDMHEEASRVAARLRDGLNQDITPEPARLFEHVYATPTPQLREQQARLADELAREGAVA, encoded by the coding sequence ATGACAGGTGACGCACACCACCTTCTGCCCACCGGCAACCCCGTGACCCTGATCGGCGCCGACGGCCACCCCGTCGCCGACTCCGGCCGCGTCTTCCCGTCCGACGCCGAGCTGCGGCAGGCCCTGGCCGCCCTGATCGTCGCCCGCCGGCTCAACGATCAGGCGTACGCCCTCGTCCGGCAGGGCCGGCTGGCGGTCTACCCGTCCTCGCACGGGCAGGAGGCCTGCCAGGTCGCCGCCGCCCAGGTGCTCGACGACGGCGACTGGCTGTTCCCCACCTACCGCGACACCGTGGCCGTGGTCGGCCGCGGCGTCGACCCGGTCGAGGCGCTGACCCTGCTCAAAGGCGACTGGCACTGCGGCTGGGACCCGTACGAGCATCGGGTCGCCCCGCACGCCACACCCCTGGCCACCCAGCTTCCGCACGCGGTCGGGGTGGCCCACGCCGCCCGCCTGCGCGGCGAGCCGACCGTGGTGATGGCGTTGTGCGGAGACGGCGGCACCAGCGAGGGCGACTTCCACGAGGCGCTGAACTTCGCCGCCGTGCTCAAGGCGCCGGTGGTGTTCCTGATCCAGAACAACGAGTACGCGATCAGCGTGCCGCTCGCCCGGCAGACCGCCGCGCCGTCACTGGCGTACAAGGGCATCGGCTACGGCGTCCCCGGCGAACGGGTCGACGGCAACGACGTGGCCGCGCTGCTGACCGTGCTGGGTGAGGCGGTCGCGCGGGCCCGCGGAGGCGAGGGGCCGCAGCTGGTCGAGGCGCACACGTACCGGATGCACGCACACACCAACGCCGACGACGCCACCCGCTACCGCACGGACGCCGAGGTGGCGGCGTGGGTGGAACGGGATCCCGTCACCCGCCTCGAAAAACACCTCGCGCTGCCCGACACGGAGATGTCCGACATGCACGAGGAGGCCTCGCGGGTCGCGGCCCGGCTGCGCGACGGCCTCAACCAGGACATCACCCCCGAGCCGGCGCGGCTGTTCGAGCACGTCTACGCCACGCCGACACCGCAGCTGCGGGAACAACAGGCCCGGCTCGCCGACGAGCTCGCCCGGGAAGGAGCGGTGGCATGA
- a CDS encoding alpha-ketoacid dehydrogenase subunit beta: MTHEKLTMAQALNRALRDAMSEDDSVVVFGEDVGPLGGVFRVTDGLTAEFGENRCFDTPLAESGIVGVAVGMAMNGMRPVVEMQFDAFAYPAFEQIVSHVAKMRNRTLGRVALPLVIRIPYAGGIGGVEHHCDSSESYYAHTPGLHVVAPATPGDAYGLLRESIAAPDPVVFLEPKKLYWAKEEVALRPSEMIGRAVVRREGADATLIAYGPSVAVALEAAEVADREGRSLQVVDLRSIVPFDDETVCAAVRSTGRAVVVAEASGFASVSSEIAARVTEQCFHHLAAPIRRVTGFDIPYPPPKYEHLHLPGVDRVLDAVDDLQWEDS; the protein is encoded by the coding sequence ATGACGCACGAGAAGCTGACCATGGCGCAGGCGCTCAACCGGGCGCTGCGCGACGCCATGAGCGAGGACGACAGCGTGGTCGTGTTCGGCGAGGACGTCGGGCCGCTCGGCGGGGTCTTCCGCGTCACCGACGGGCTGACCGCCGAGTTCGGCGAGAACCGGTGCTTCGACACGCCGCTGGCCGAGTCCGGCATCGTCGGCGTGGCGGTCGGGATGGCGATGAACGGCATGCGCCCGGTCGTCGAGATGCAGTTCGACGCGTTCGCCTACCCCGCCTTCGAGCAGATCGTCAGCCACGTCGCGAAGATGCGCAACCGCACACTGGGCCGGGTCGCGCTGCCCCTGGTCATCAGGATCCCGTACGCCGGCGGCATCGGCGGCGTCGAGCACCACTGCGACTCGTCCGAGTCCTACTACGCCCACACGCCCGGCCTGCACGTGGTCGCGCCGGCGACGCCCGGGGACGCGTACGGGCTGCTGCGGGAGTCGATCGCCGCACCCGACCCGGTCGTGTTCCTGGAACCCAAGAAGCTGTACTGGGCCAAGGAGGAAGTCGCGCTGCGGCCGTCGGAGATGATCGGACGGGCGGTCGTGCGCCGCGAGGGCGCCGACGCGACGCTGATCGCGTACGGGCCCAGTGTGGCCGTGGCGCTCGAGGCGGCCGAGGTCGCCGACCGCGAAGGCCGCAGCCTGCAGGTGGTGGACCTGCGCTCGATCGTGCCGTTCGACGACGAAACGGTGTGCGCGGCGGTGCGCTCGACCGGGCGGGCCGTGGTGGTGGCCGAGGCGTCCGGGTTCGCCAGTGTCTCGTCCGAGATCGCCGCCCGGGTCACCGAACAGTGCTTCCACCACCTGGCAGCCCCGATCCGGCGGGTCACCGGGTTCGACATCCCGTACCCGCCGCCGAAGTACGAGCACCTGCACCTGCCCGGCGTCGACCGGGTGCTGGACGCCGTCGACGACCTGCAGTGGGAGGACTCGTGA